TGGTAATAATGTGGGAGGCTCATTGCACACTTCTTACAACCACATCCAGAGAAGTTGTCATGGCTAGACATACAGCAGCTCTGACTGGACAAATATCTCTGCTTTGGATTCAGATTTAGGGACCAAGTACAGTGTGGGATTTAGTCAGACTACGTAATTATCTTCAAAAAGGCTTTCTTTTGTATTTCTGTAGTTTCTCAGCCCAGAATCTCTGCCCCGTGTCACATTTGCTGTACTTGAAGCTTGTCCATATGATTCTGCAATGTAATATTCCTAGTGTCAACATTTTTACAGTAATAAACATTGGCTTTCGTGGAGCCAcacaatttattttctttccatGGAATTTATGGGCTGTTACTCTTAATCTGTTCATGTTTCAGGGACCTCACATCAAAGGGAAGTAAAAATCCTCTTATCCTGTTCTTTTCTGTTGTCTACAGTGACACATCTACCAAGCTCATATTCTAATCCTGCTGTCCCATCTGAACGTGTAATATAGTTATATTTTTGTTATTCCCATTAATAAATTTGAACAAACTGTCAGTACATGCAATTGATAATAGGAAAAGGGACTTCATATTTTTGTGTCTGACCTGGCATGTCGATTTTGCTAGGTTACCATGGTAAAGTCCTAAGGGAGTGAAGGAAATACACAAAGGAGAGTATCCTTGAGTCTGTGAGTGCAGCTGGGAGActtaaaaaacatattaaaatgttttaaactaATTAAATCCTACTTATCGTCTCTGTTTCCAGCTCCTGAAATGGAAGCAAGTTAGTGATGCTTTCTATCTAGAAAGAACATCAGACTGGAGCAGAATTGGTGGGAACATGGGAAAATTCTATTCTTAATTTCACTGGTGTAATCCTGACATAATTTGACTGAATTCTatgagttactctagatttactaCTGTAACTGAGGTCAGAATTTGGACATGTGTTTGGGGGAAGGTGGGTCTGCTTCAGTTTGGCCCCCATTGCTGAGTGGATAATGACTCTGGTAGAGTTGACTGTGACACTACAAAATCTCAGTGCTTCCTTGGCCAACAAGAAATGTCTGATCACAAATCCTCTCTTTGTGTGCGTGTACCTTTTCTCCGTCCAGTGAGTACAGAGGCCTGGTGAAGCACACAGGAGGCTGTCACTGTGGAGCTATCCGCTTCGAGGTTTGGGCATCAACAGATCTGCACATTTTTGACTGCAAGTGAGTGGTTTTTATTTGAATCTGAATAGCCAAATACTTTGCCCTTCTCTAGCACTtcccatccaaagatctcaaagtgtttaCGAAACAGAAATCCACTGGAATTTGGTATAGTACAGAACAGATGTCTAACCTATTTCCTgtaggctgcagccccagctgagTTCAGATCCACCAGTAGGTCAGTACTGTTGATTTCAGGTGCTGGTTCTGCAAGTGCACAATGTGCTGATTGCCAGAGAAAGGAAGGTGCTGTGCACTTCTACTTTCTGGGCAGCACAGTGGCAACTTCGTGTTTTCTTTATGCCCTAGCTGAAGGGGTGAGGCTGTGGCAAAAGCTGCAGTTGTCAGGGAGATAACAAGTGCTTGGAAAACAGCTCAGAACAGGGAGACTGTAGCAGTGTTGGGGCTACAGGGATCCTTACTGAGATCGCTACTTGGTGTGTGATTTCAGGCAATTTTAGCAGATTGTTGAGGATGGGATCTGCCTCTCATAGGCCAGAAACAGTAGGCATAAAAAAAGTCAAAGAAATTCCCAGTTTTTAAGCTTTGTGGAATACTAGCTATGGCCCTAATACAATGTGCAATTAAATCCAGAAgagaaattccattgacttcaactgctcAATCTGGGGAAAATATTAAATGTCCTTTATGCAAGTGGAAATTCAGATCAAAGTGACTTGCTCATTACAATTTGGTAAGATGTGATGATTATTATTACATAGTCTACAACTACTACAGTTAATAATtacacagacttcctctgtgatccTGGAAAGTCACTacatctatgcctcagtttcttcagccACACAATGAAGACAGTAATACTTGCCTATCCTGCATGGATGCTGTGAAGCTAAATAAATTTCATGAGATCCATGAATGGAAGGTTCTAAACACATGCGAAGTGTTATATTTAGTATCATTATTAACAGTAATATCTTACATATATACAGAATTTTATTGtggaaagcattttacaaactccTATACATACAGGAACCACTTACCCCACTACTAAAATGTAGCCATATCTGGAGTAAAACATGGCAGATGTTTAACAGGATTCTGCACATCAAGGAGTACAGAATACCAGCTCCATATGGGACTGCAGAGGGAACTATAGGTAAGCAGAGTGCAAAAACTTACATTGGAATTCAGCCACAGTTTCATGATTCATACCTGTGCTTGTACAAAAATTGTCAAGGTTTTAACAACCAGAAATGCTGGGAACCTCTGTTTTATACTTcatcaaaacaaaatgctttcCAACAGTTCTCTCAAGGGTGTGGGGTTTGATCCTTTCTTGGCATTCTCTTATCAAATGGACAAAACATTACTACCAACATGTGGTGAGGGATATATATTCAAGTCCTATAAAATAGTCTAATTTCAGTATGGTCTTTCCACCGACTCAGAATTAGTTTCTCTCTATCCCAGATGTCACTACaaatctgtttcccttgtttgcaAAGTAATTAATATTGGTAGCATTTGGATTAAGTTGGCAAACTTTACATGAATTTCTCAAGGCCACAATTTAGCGTTGATCTATCCACTGAGAGTTGTACTATGGAGAGAAGAGAGTTATGTAGCTCTCAGTGTAGATAAGCTTACTTTCCATATTACAGGAAAACATAAGTCTCTAGGTgaatacatgcacacacaaatacatATGCCATAGTTGCAGTCTGGCCACTCCTGGCATCAAACCTGATGTTTGCAATGTTGTAGCcttgttgatcccaggatattagagacacaacgTGGGTGAATTAATATcatttattagaccaacttctattgaatctcttgtctctctgatatccacCCTGATGACAACCAGGTAAAAATAATTATAGTTTTCAGTGAAATCTAACTTGTTGAGAGCTTTAGGCTAGATATGATTGTTACATTGCAGGTTATAACTGCCTATAGAATAgtcatgttttttttctttttctttccccttgtACAGTTGCAGTATTTGCATAAAGAAACAGAACAGACACTTCATTGTCCCAGCTTCACACTTCAAGCTGCTGAAGGTAGGTTAGGGTTTATGAGTGCAGTGGGTGTGGGTACCTGTAAAGATATTTGATTCTGAAAGGTTCAGGTGGTGGTCAGCTTTGTATCATAAATTTGCCTGTGTCTGTCTGGAGAGATGTGTTTGGAGATATGAAAAATCCATTTGGATCCCAGGAGCCTGGCTGTATGTGTTTGTTAGAGTGTCTCAGAATGGAAGTTCCGTGTTTGAAAAGTGACTATACCTGTTCAAAAGATGAGGCAGGGTTGTATGTACACCCCAGGAGTGGCAGTGCCACCAGGTAAATGTGCCAAGTCCCTGTTACATTGACGACAAAGAGCATTACTGTCACACTCCTACTCCTAATGGGCTAAGGACCTGAGCAAAAGCCCATCGCAATCTGTATGAGTCTTGATTTATTGGGCTGTGGATTGGGTCCCAGCGCATTGCTATAAAGAATTCTGCCTCTATTTTAGATCAGCTTCAGACTCCCTtaacttgatttttaaattctGATTACAGGCTTAactcttttacattttaattgttACAAGGGCATCTTACAGGTTAGGCTCTTGGATTCCAAGTTTTCTGAGGACTGTAGCTCTTAGATTAATTTTTCTCGGCTTCTAGCACCatttgatttgattttcttttatagTTGGATGGTCTCAGATAAACACAGAAATTTTTgtccactgcttctgggaggaaAACCCCCAGTTATGTTTACtttggaacatttaaaaaaaacaactaagcACTTTATAATAGACCTGCTGTAATAGAGAGTTcagtgactgcatttcagtggtcaGAAAGTAAAGCCATGGCAATTGTTAGGCTTGTCTGGGTGAAAGGTGTTTGTGAAAATAAAGCACAGAGGGTAGGGAAAGGAGATTAATATCTGGAACAGAGTAGCATGCATGCTGTATTCTTACCTCTAATTCACATAAAGACATAGCAGGTGGTATTTTAGACTAGTCTTAATTAGGCTGCTGTTTTTGTGCCTGCAATTTTACATTTATTAATTACAAGCCTGTGGAATGTAAGTGACAAAAAATGACCCATTTTTGGGTACGTGGCAAACCTTCATTGTGTATTTTTTTGCCTAGGGTGCTGATAACATAACAACGTACACCTTCAACACACACTGTGCTCAGCACACATTTTGTAAGACCTGCGGCGTGCAGAGCTTTTACACCCCTCGTTCTAACCCAGATGGTTACGGTAGGTAAACAGAACAGGGAAGAAACCTGGTAGATCTATGGCAACACAAATTCACCCCCCGCTGCACTTGTATAATGACCATGATGACCATCAGCACTCTGCCAAGAGCAGTAGCACAATAATTGTGCATCATACAGCTTGCTTCTAAAGTACTGAACATCTGAAGCTGCAACTTTCAATGGCACCTCCTTATTGTGTAAGTCTTAACTGTGACCAATGGGCCACTGGCCATCTCAGGTTTCTCACCTGCTGCAGCTGTATCGACACTATCACCacctctgagactcactgcccatgaagctgagagaaaagctctCCTTGGcttcaaagggaaagtttctcTCTGTATTCCTCTCTCTTCTCAAGGAATAGCCCCCCACTGCCTGGATGAGGGCACTGTGCGCAGCACCATCATGGAGGAGATCAATGGCAAAGAGTGGGAGAAGGCAATGAAGGAACATAAGACCATCAGGAGCATGTCAAAACCATGATACAGCCTCAGTGCACCAAAGTGCTCAGCTTGGAGCACTGCCATTGGCAGGCCATCATGTAACCTCTATTTCAAGTTCTCCTGTGCCAAGCTGTTCAGGAAGTATatcttttttggtttttttaaataaatctttctgtgctgttttttccctcctttcattTTACATTCATTTGTCAGACCACACCAGTTCCATAACTTACCCAACAGCTGTGGTTTTCCCTCTTTGCCTTATTCTGACACTGCCCCTATCCGCAGCACAGTTCAAATCACATTAGTCAGAACAAGGTTCTTACATCTATTGCAAGATTCTACCATGTTGTCTTTGGCTCGTGCAGACACATCTCAGATGTGTTATTATCTGGtgtacaccagtggttctcagccaggggtctggggcccgcTGAGGGCCATGAACCGGGTTCAGCAGGTCTaccaagcaggaccagtgttagactcaacggggcccagggcagaaagcctaagccctgccaaagcctgagcaacttagcttcacaggaTGCCGTGTGGCACAGGGCCCCAGGCAGTTGCTCTGCTGGCTACCCTTTAATGTTGGCcccggcttttatatgcagaaaacaagCCTTTGTGGCACAGATGGGATGTGGAGTTTTCATAGCATGCTgggagggcctcagaaagaaaaagggtgaGAACCTCTGGTTTACACAACCGTACTACATGAAATAACATCtccttacccagggaaaaattCTGCTCTTACACTCGTCTCTCCCTAGATTTCACtgaagttactctggattcaGAGCTATACCAGGCTGATGCTGGCATTACAGGCTCCAGTTGAGCACGTTCTTATGTACGTGTTTAACTTTCAACACAAGAGTAGTGCCATAGAATgcatatgtgcttaagtgctctgtTGAATAAGGATGGTCTGACTCATGGACTTAAAGATAGCTGTGTGTAGGGTTGCCtagtgctggctccgcagctcccattggccaggaactgcaaccaatgggagaTGCGGGTGTGGGCTTGAGGGCAGCACGTGGAACCTCCCTGGTCGCCTATGTGCCGAGGGGATGtagggacctggcagctgcttcctgggagccgcagTAAGCACTGCCGGGACTCAGCAccccgaaccccctgccccagcctggagtcccctcctgcacccaaactccctcctgaagCCTATACCTTTACCCCCCCAACAccataccccagccctgagcccccttctgcaccccaaacccctcatcccaagccctaccccagagcccacagctccagctgaagcctgtgccccctcttccaccccaaacccctcatcctcagccccacctcaaagcctgcacccccagccggtcTTCACCCAcacttgcaccccaaccccctgttccagcccagagccccttcctgcaccccaaccctgtcaTCGGCCTCACCCCaaagcctgtacccccagccagagccagagccctccccccctaccccaaccccatgccccagcccggtgagagtgagggtgggggagagtgagcaatggaggggggatggagtgagcgggggtggGTCATGGGGCGGGACAGGGGTGTTCggctttgtgcaattagaaagttggcaaccctagctgtgTGCTTACGTACTGAGAGTACAGTTCTGCCCTAGTATCTTTTTAATAGCTATGTTTGGGAGGGTGTTGTGATTTGAGTAAGGAATTAGGAGTCAGTAATTTGAGCTCTGATCCTAGCAGTGCAACGACTTGctctgtgtccttgggcaagcTGCTTATCTCATCTTTCCACTGGGGTTTATAGTCTTTATATCCCTATCTCCCACAGGTGCGATGAAGAGTAACTCGATGATGAGTGCAAAGCGCTATGTAAATGCTGAGTATTATTTAGTTTGCTCCAGTGTGAAGTCCTCCTTTAAGATTCCAATTATTACTAAAATCTATGTAGACTTAAAAATTAcaagtcaatattttaaaattggccTCTCTGTAACTTTCCTGCTGAATCTGTGGGTTGCAAAACCCAGAACCCAACACTTCCTCCTGGCAACTAAgaggaagggggcaggttttcaaatGGTGCATCTGGAATTTTTATGTCTACATATTTATTCTCTCAAAGAACTGGCTGGCGCCCTCTCACTTGTAACTTCATTCGTACACCCCGCACATCCTGGTGAAGAACAGCTTAGGTTCAGCGGATCTCAAAGACTTTGTTTGGAAGCAGGAATAAATATTAGTGTTTCACGAGGTACGGTCCAGCAGAGTAAAGCTCGTATCACAGGGTGGCTTAGAGGGTCGAGATGGAAAGAACAATAAGAGTTCAGTGCAATTATATTAGTCTgtataatttttaatattttatcccTAAAATTTTGGCATTTTAAAGTCAAGAAACCAGCCCTCCATTAGCAGGAACTGGCTGACTGACAGGCAGGTCTGTGTGGTTCAGTGTTACAGCCTGAGGGCTGTGAGGATCCTGGTTCAAACCCCAAGGGACAATGTGTGTCCTTAGACAAGTCACTCCTGATGCCTGATCTTTACAGCAGAGGGAAATGGATAAAAAGCAGGAATCACCAGGTGGTCATCTGGTCCTGGTCTCCCTGGGGAAACCCATTGTAAAAGCACATACAATACATGCTGTATCCTAAACACCTCCAAAATTCTACTTCACTACTAATTAGACTCAGATCAATCTGATTTGCTGGTGGTTCTAAGACCAGTTGTGCTATTACAATGGGAGTTCAGTAATTGTTTGAACCCAGGCTGTCAGGCAAAGGACACCTAGAAGGATGTAAATACTGTATGTTTCAATCTGAAAGGCTGCAGGGAACCCAGAAGGTGGAATTCTGTCCTCTTCTTGAGACATTAAAGAAGCAAGAGCTTTCAATAGTGCTTGGTCAGGCAGAGCCTCTCttttctttgtttcccttctctggtcTCTGAATGCCCCTGGAAGTGTGTATGATTCTCCTTTCCTTTACAGAAGGCAAAGTGAATTGATCACCATGAAGCGTGAGAACAGGATATAGGTGTGGCGGAACCAGAGAAGCTGGCTGTGATGGCACCGCATGGCTCTCTAGAAAGATAAAAATATGCAAGAAAACATTATACCTTCCAAACCCATTCGGAAGACAGCTTTCAGGGCTTTCTGTAAAGTTCTCTATTAGATATACAGTGAAATCTGTCTTCAGTGACCCATCAAAGGACCAGCACAAACACAGCTTAGCAGCGGTGGGATTCTGACTAAACTCAAACAATGCTATACTGGAATCACTGGGGCTATTTTCAAGTGGTTGCATATGACCAGAAGTTCTAGTTGAGGCCCATTTCATATATTTATGACATGCCACTTGGAAAGTAAGTTTCAGTAGGAAGGTCAGATTCAAGGTTCTAGCCACTGTGGCTTGAAATATCAGAGGACTTTTTGTACTTGGAACTTTCTGTTACTACCCTCACAAATACAACAGTGCTATGAGTGTTACTTGTCGATTAGGAGCACTGTTTGCTCTGTAATGTTTACTTTAATATACTGTGGCGGGAGCTCTAATCATATGGTGATAAGAGGTTTCTTGACTAGAATGTAGAGAGATTTCACACAGCAGAATAACCCAAAGTGTGCCCAAAAAACAGGGAAACTTGCTAAAAGCCTGCTGCCACAAGTAGTCATACAACACAGAGAGCATATCAAGATAGAAtcctgcatgctgggaactgtacTGTCCACAGTCCACATCACTATCAAATATAAGAGCGCACTCTGACCACCCAGGGTCTAAGAGCTGCAAATCTGCCCAATCCCATCATCTGAATGGCATACAAAGCAACTTGTCTTGACAAGTAAATATTCCTAGAAGCAAATCCACTGATGCTTCATAAATCAAAGACTGATTATAAATAAATCATAAATCAAAGAACTAGTTAAAtgaatggaggataggtccatcaatggcttttagccaggattggcaggaatggtgtccctagcgtctgtttgccagaagctgggaatgggcggcaggggatggatcacttgatgattacttgttctgttcattccctctggggcacctggcattggccactgtcagtagacaggatactggactagatggacctttggtctgacccagtatggccattcttatgactgTCTGAAATGTGCCAGTTACACTCCATGtgcagtatatatatttttaagttctACATGCATGAGGCACTTTTGGTTGAAGCCCTCACAATGATTCTGAAATGCTCAAACAGGCTGGGCAGGAAAAATGCATCTCACCTTGGCTTGTTCAGACTCCTCCTTGGTTAGTATAAAGAGAACATCCTGGGACTGGAGGCAGCTAATGGGCACATCCAGGATGGAGATATACTTCCGGAGGAGGTTTACTGACTTGAGTGTAAGGACCTGGCACCCTGAGCAGAGCAACAGGAGAAAGAATGCAAAACAACAAGATGATTACAAGCTCACAGCATCACGACAGTAGGCAAAGCTCCCAGCCTCCTGTGCGACAGCCCACCAGGAGTTCAAATTCTGTCAGAACCTACTTTTGTGCCATGTGAATTTCCATTCAATTCTGTTTGCGTCTTAGCTATTCTGCTGAGAGCAAACTTAGATTCCCAAGAAGGATACCTGGGTTTAAAGGGTGGATGCCTTTTTATGACAATCTAAATTATTTCTGAGCTTATTTAGGCACAGTCCTGTTCTCACTGAAATGCATGGGAAGGACCTCTGAATGCCAACACTGTATCATTTGAAGGTAGTTAAACAAGCAGCCCTAGCTTCATTTGACTGTCCATCCAGTCCAATTTTCAACATGCTTTGCTACATAAATGAGCGTTTTCAGGGTCCACCAATGATTGCATGAGATATTAACACAGGCAGGTGATTATATGTTAATAGGAGCTCAAAACCCATCACCTGGATGTTTGTCGTGCAGGGGGTGAAAGGAGCATGCAGAACAGATTCAGCTATGGTTCATATATTTCCCCTGATTCTAAGAAATCTTTGAACTCAAAAGTTAATTGCTAAATTTCTTTCATGGCTAAATTGTATTTATTGATAAGCTCAGCTGCTGGTCCCATTAAGGAATTGTAGCTCTTTGGGAAAGTGCCTTGAGATGTTCTGACACTTCAGAAGCTGACGTTATTATGTTCTTTAGGCATTACTTTGAGTTTGACAGATGAGAACAGTCACATTGTATAGATATAGTAGGATCTGCAATCAGATGCACTGCAGCATGCCCCTGCAATCTGAATGAAACGCGGAAGGGAGGGTGCAAAGAGAGGCCTGAACTGTCTCAACATCTGTatgttgcagagaaactaaatggattctttgcttcagtcttcacgactgaggatgttagggagattccaaacctgagctggcttttgtaggtgacaaatctgaggaacagtcacagattgaagtgtcactagaggaggttttggaattaattgataaactcaacattaacaagtcaccgggaccagatggcattcacccaagagttctgaaagaactcaaatgtgaagttgcggaactattaactaaggtttgtaacctgtcctttaaatcggcttcggtacccaaatgactggaagttagctaatgtaacgccaatatttaaaaagggctctagaggggatcccggcaattacagaccggtaagtctaacgtcagtaccgggcaaattagtcgaaaccatcgttaagaataaaattgtcagacacatagaaaaacataaactgttgagcaatagtcaacatggtttctgtaaagggaaatcgtgtcttgctaatctattagagttctttgaaggggtcaacaaacatgtggacaagggggatccagtggacatagtgtacttagatttccagaaagccttgacaaggtccctcaccaaaggctcttacgtaaattaaactgtcatgggataaaagggaaggtcctttcatggactgagaactggttaaaagacagggaacaatgggtaggaattaatggtaaattctcagaatggagaagggtaactagtggtgttccccaagggtcagtcctaggaccaatcctattcaatttattcataaattatctggagaaagaggtaaacagtgaggtggcaaagtttgcagatgatactaaactactcaagatagttaagcccaaagcagattgtgaagaacttaaaaaagatctcacaaaactaagtgattgggcaacaaaatggcaaatgaaatttaatgtggataaatgtaaagtaatgcacattggaaaaaataaccccaactatacatacaatatgatgggggctaatttagctacagcgagtcaggaaaaagatcttggcgtcatcgtggatagttctctgaagatgtccacacagtgcgcagaagcggtcaaaaaagcaaacaggatgttaggaatcattaaaaaggggatagagaataagactgagaatatattattgcccttatataaatcaatggtacgcccacatctcgaatactgtgtacagatgtggtctcctcacctcacaaaagatattctagcactagaaaaggttcagaaaagggcaactaaaatgattaggggtttggaaagggtcccatacaaggaaagattaaagaggctaggactcttcagcttggaaaagaggagactaaggggggatatgatagaggtatataaaatcatgagtgatgtggagaaagtggataaggaaaagttatttacttattcccataatacaagaactaggggccaccaaatgaaattaataggcaggaagtttaaaacaaataaaaggaagttcttcttcacatagcgcacagtcaacttgtggaactcgtacctgaggaggttgtgaaggctgggactataacagtgtttaaaagggaactgaataaattcatggtggctaagtccataaatggctattagccaggaagggtaaagaatggtgtccctagcccctgtttgtcagaggatggagatggatggcaggagagagatcacttgatcattgcctgttaggttcactccctctggggcacctggcattggccactgtcggtagacagatactgggctagatggacctttggtttgacccggtacagctgttcttatgttctgtatCATTTTAACTCCAGGAGAACCCGAGATCACACATCTAATACAGCTTCAGTTGGGGCCTGAGGTCCTTCTCCGTTGTCATTATGTTCTCACAGGGCACAAGGGTCACAAAGTGAACATGAAGCAACTTGATAGTTCTCAGATAAATGGGACATGATGCTGAAATCCAGGCGTGGCTCACTGTTCTCTGAGGGAAGAAGTTAGCTGAGGTTTGACTGACTCCAAGACAAGGAGAGAACAGAGACCTTCCTCCTAAAAGTCCCTAGGGAACGTGCATTCGTCATTCTGTGCCCAATAAAGTAGTTGGGAGCTTGGGGTGCTGCCTTTGTGCTATGAGTTCTCTAGAAAGACACATATTACTAACTAAGGgcctggtgctgggggtgcaTAACACTGACTTGCACTGATTTCATAGGATCAAGCACAAGTTAGTTTCACTGAAACCCACCATTCTACTGCCAAAGTGTCTCAGGTCCAGGGTGGGAAAGCAAGAGCTCTTGTGCATACACTGAGCGAGCTATCTGTGGAATttctggagaggggcagggggaaaagccacacagaggtctctgaggtgtAGAATGAGGGGAGCAACATGCTGATAAGACATTTAGAAGGAAGCTGTGGAATATTCTGGGCCGAGGAACAAAGAATGGAGACAGGGCAAGACCTCCGACTTTCTCCAGCCTCACAAATGAGTCGGTGCATATGCTTGCCCCTTGCCTATTCCTAGGAGTGGCACCAACCCACTTTCtagctttgcttttatttcatcagAGACCATCAGTGAAAGAACATTGTACGTTTTCTGGAAAGCTCTCCTTCCAGCACCGCCTCCAGGCCCCTCAATTCCTCTTGCTCCCTCCAAAAGAAAGGTGAAGGGATTTTCCCCACCTTTCCACTCCATAATCATAATCGTAATTGTTCCTCCTTTTGCATTAGTCATTGGTTATTAGATGATTTTTGCTTAGATTATGACCAAAGCTTAGCCAACacaatttaactagatcagcacTAACCTCTCCCAGCCTTCTTTCTGGAAGGGTTTCAGCTGGATATCTCCTGAGGGGTTAGTCACTGGCAGGCTTGACAGAGCAGAGATGGCTTTCAGCATTACCTTCTGCAGCTGCAagggcacagggctggcaggTCAGAGGGCAACAGCAAGTTTCCATCCTGACCCAGTGGTGCTAGAATAGAGAGTGACACAAGGTACGTGATCTGGAGTATTCACAGAAGTGTCACATTAGTTCACATTGCTGCAGGCTCTGACCTGACGGAGGAAGTCGGATGTTACCAGATAAGCCAGAGTAAATATTGTCCAGAAGGTGATCGATAGTTAATATTGACATTAGAAAAATAGCCAGGTCATAAAGAGACATTTCCAGCAGATGGCGCTCTCCAATGATAATTGTAGATGGAAGAAAGCACCCATCAGATACAAACTAGTGCTCCAATTTACCAGATGGCAGCAAGCTCAGAAGCCTACCTTTCAGCACATTCATCACGTCAAAGCTGTACCATGTACCTGGTCCATTCCTGTTGAAGTGGCTGCAATTCAGTGAAACACTGGCCTGTTGAAGGTCACTGCACCTTCTCTGCAGCAGGTGGCTGGTGCAGGGACCTGCTGTCTTTACCAGGCAACTTACAACTA
This genomic stretch from Gopherus flavomarginatus isolate rGopFla2 chromosome 19, rGopFla2.mat.asm, whole genome shotgun sequence harbors:
- the CENPV gene encoding centromere protein V; translation: MGKAKAGSVRKSRGRSPAAASPAAAARSLRGKESSRLGEQPAAPRESPGEPPLSPPAFCLLDLGAQRERWVKFQERQSLTCEEAARLLLDTFEYRGLVKHTGGCHCGAIRFEVWASTDLHIFDCNCSICIKKQNRHFIVPASHFKLLKGADNITTYTFNTHCAQHTFCKTCGVQSFYTPRSNPDGYGIAPHCLDEGTVRSTIMEEINGKEWEKAMKEHKTIRSMSKP